In Nyctibius grandis isolate bNycGra1 chromosome 13, bNycGra1.pri, whole genome shotgun sequence, the sequence GCAGAGAGAAgtgagagggaaaacaaaaattaaaagagggagaagaaacaagagcaGCAACGGTGTCACTGGTTGCCCTGCTGATGCATCAGCTGCAAGGTCTGTGTCTAGTCCTCTTGGCATCATAAGCAAAATAATCAGCATGCAGATTGCTGAtccctggctgccaggtgcGTCAACCAGCTTCCCGGTTGCAATTTTCCTTTGCACTCTGGATATAGGATAAAAAACAGGGAGGGGCCCAAGAACATGGGCTTTTAGGGACCCaagcccagctccagctgctcaGTGGcatcttcagacctgctgaagACAGGCAGAGCACCCTGGAAAGGGCAGCGTGCCCTTGGGGTGCTCTGTGTTTCGCCCATGAGGATCAACTTTTATCACTCATAGATGGCTCAGGGCTTATCCAGAGAAGAGGCCCCACCAGGACACAGCACTGCCCCACACATTCCCGGCTGACAGGGAGTGTGAGGCTTGCACAGCTCCTGACAGTCTCCCATTTTACTGCAGAGGAGTCACAGCCATCGACAGGGCTGTGCTCAGGGCTCAGTCACAGCTGCACTTTCCTCAGCGTCTGGATCACGGCCTGAGCCCAGGGCATCTTGCCATCGTGTGGCCACACCAGGGTGCGAGCCCCCCATCTCGCATCTGGATGGCAGAGCCGATCTCAGTTGCCTTTGCTGAAGCCCTACCTGGAGAAAAGTGCAAAAATCTGCCCCCCGCCAACCCGCCGAGGTTTTTTTGAGCAAACTGCCAAGCAGATCCTGAGAACGGTGATGAACCCAGGAGCAGGACCCTCTCCCAGACAGATCCCAAGGGAAGTCTGTTACCTGCTGCTATTTACAGAGGGCAGAAGGTGGGAAAAACCACTGTCAGAGCATGATGCTCAGCTGAGAAATCTCCCTGCATCTCAGTAATGCTCTTTACAGCAGGGCAGCACTTAATCGGCTTTTGTCTGCCTAAAGACTTGATCCCCATTGGTCTACAGCAGGAAGAAacagttaatttattttcactgtgcACTAAAAGCACAGCCCAACCAACCCTGCAATGCTCGTGGTTCACCTATCCAAAAGGTACCTGCTCTTTTTCTTGCCTCCTTCTCTACTATCCATCAGGTATTAGATGCGGTAGCTGACTTGTGGCTGGTCATGTTCTTGCTTGttacatttatatttacttGCGCAGCAAAGGCTGGACTGAGTCTGAATTTCTCTGATTCATGCCCAAGCATGTGCCAATGTGCACCTGAAGAGATTGTCTACTGTAACAGAGCCGGACTGAGAGCACTCCCTGGAGAAATAGCAGCATCCACCGTTTCTCTAAACCTCTCCAATAATTACTTGCGGATTCTAACCACCAACGCCTTCAGAAACCTGACTTTCCTCCACAGCCTCTGGCTAGATGGAAACAATCTGACTTTCCTGTCCCCGGGGACCTTCCATGCTCTCAGCAAGCTGCGAGAGCTGCACCTCAGCAGGAACTCACGCCTCACCTACCTGCATGCAAACACTTTCAGAGGACTATTAAACCTCATCAGCCAGGATTTGTCCCactgtaatatttttgaaatcCACCCACTTCTATTTTCACACCTGCCTTCTTTAGAAAGACTTGATTTAGCCTCCAATAACATGCGGTATGTCCCACAAGCCTTTAGGAACCTCTCCAGCCTCACGAGGTTGTCCCTGGAGGGCAACCACATAGAAGCCATTGGCAGAGATTCCCTGAAGGACCTGGAAACCCTGCACGATCTGAATCTCAGGAAGAATCGGATATGGATCATTCAAAATGGTGCTTTTACAAAGCTTCTCAGATTGAGCAGGTTAAATTTAGGACACAACTTCATCGCTGATTTGCCTAATCAGCTTTTTGAGGGGTTGATCCAGCTCAAGACCATGCACCTTGAAGCCAACAGAGTCACTGCTGTCGACTGCACCTTCAGACATTTGCTGAACTTGAGAAACTTGTACCTGAACAACAACCAGATCTCCTCAATCTCAGAATCTGCTTTCTTGAACATAAACAAGCTGCACTTCCTTCACCTGAGCAAgaacaacctcagctccctccccATCCACTTGTTCACTGAACTGCCAAAACTCAAGTACATATTTTTATCCCACAACCCCTGGAAATGCGACTGCAAGATGCTTTGGTTC encodes:
- the LOC137669819 gene encoding nyctalopin-like; protein product: MCQCAPEEIVYCNRAGLRALPGEIAASTVSLNLSNNYLRILTTNAFRNLTFLHSLWLDGNNLTFLSPGTFHALSKLRELHLSRNSRLTYLHANTFRGLLNLISQDLSHCNIFEIHPLLFSHLPSLERLDLASNNMRYVPQAFRNLSSLTRLSLEGNHIEAIGRDSLKDLETLHDLNLRKNRIWIIQNGAFTKLLRLSRLNLGHNFIADLPNQLFEGLIQLKTMHLEANRVTAVDCTFRHLLNLRNLYLNNNQISSISESAFLNINKLHFLHLSKNNLSSLPIHLFTELPKLKYIFLSHNPWKCDCKMLWFLRWTAMHRGVIEGLHCAFWGPHNMTVLHVPHSGDLMDCMVPPELASEDKCRVASISVAPRPPALCSKVILLALVCHVWYFARGWDTF